The sequence below is a genomic window from Brevibacillus agri.
GTCCGCGAGGCATCCCCGACAAAAAAGATCATCGCGAGCAGCAGTCCCGCCCCGATGAGGTAGGCGAAAACGTGCTTGAACCAGCCTTTGGCATACGACCTGGCGTAAGCCATCCCGTACAGCTTCGGCTTTTTCGCCAGTGGCTGTTTTTTCACATAGTACAAAAACTTGTCGTCCGCCCAGCGAATCATGCCTTTGCCAAAAGCGATCGACACGCCGATATAGACAGCAGCCAGCGCATGAGCCATGGTCGCGGTTGCGCCCCGGTACAAGTCCACGCTGGTCACGGCCAGCAAAACAAGGTCGACCAGGGGAGTCAGCGCCAGGATAAAAAGCCCCAGCCGCTCTTTTCCCAAGCCATACCGCACGGCCAACCCCAGAGCAATCACGACCCAAAAACCAATTTCACAGGCAACGATCATCCACGCGATCCAGTTCACGTTTACGCTCTCCTTTTTTAATACAGATGTATTGTAAAAAGATTTTATCATCTGTTTTTATTTAATACAAGTGTATTATTTAATTGCTCGTCCCGTTCGGGCTTGGTAAAATACAGCTATGCCAAAACAAATCGATCATGAAAAACGAAGAGAACAAATAGCCGAAGCGACCTGGCGGGTCATCAGCGAGCGGGGAATGGAGGGAGCGACGGTTCGCAATATCGCGGCAGAGGCAGGGCTGTCGCTAGGGGCGCTGCGGCATTATTTCAGCACACAGGACGAGCTGCTGGCGTATTCGATGAAGCTCGTGAAGGAGAGGGCGACGGCTCGCATCCGCGAGATTATTTCGCTTGATTTGCCGCCGCGAGAGAAGTTTATCAAGACGATTCTGGAACTTGTGCCTACCAATCGGGAAAAGATGGCGGAAATGGAGGTCTGGTTCGCCTTTACCGCCTACTTCCGCCATAAGCCGGGCGGTCTGGATGCGCAGTACGACGGCATTTACCCTGGCCTGCAAAAGCTCATGGACTATGCCGAACAGTCCGGACTGCTGCCTGCAAACACGGACAAGGAGCTGGAGACAGAGCGGCTTTACGCCTTGGTCGACGGGCTTGCGCTGCACGCCTATCTCGAGCCGAAGCGCCTGGACGGGCCGAAGGTAGAGCGCGTGCTGATCCATCACTTGTCGGCGCTGATCGCAGAGAAAGACTGAGCCATGTCAGGTAAACATGACACGGGGAGAACAGACATGAACAAAAACATCCTGATAGTCGAGGACGAACCGATTTTGCGGGAAATCATGAAGGATTACTTCGAAAACGAAGGTTATGCGGTGCTGGAAGCGATCGTCGTCTCCATCCGCGACGAAGGCAAGATGGCACGAGTCAGCATCGAGAACAAAGGCGCCCGTATTCCCGAGGAGCATCCGGAAAAATACAGAAAAATATAGGGCCACTTTTTCCGCGGAGAGCCGTCTCGCCAGCGTTCCACGGGAGGAACCGGCCTCGAGCTGGCTATCTGCAAAAAAATATTGCATGACGTGCCGTTCGGCGTGTGCAATATGGAAGAAGGCGTCGAGCTTTTTTTCCAGCTTCCGAAAAACGAATAGCATTCAAGCGCAGAACACGTTTCTGCGCTTTTTTTTGTCTGGTCGTTTTTATGCATTTTTTACGCCGTGTCGATTCGTTCTGCATCTGATCTTGATCTCGGCCCTGTACGCTCTTTAGGTAGGCAAGGATTGCATTGCGAGTCGTTTCCAAAAAGCGAGGGAGAGAATCGGCGATATCGCGAGGCAGCTCGTCGCCCGCATGGCGACAATCGGGCCATTCGGCGAAGGGGCGGCGCTGTTGGTCAGAGGACTGGCGAAAAAAGTGCTGCTCGCCAATAACATCGGGCTGCTGTGGTCCGACGTGAAAGCGACGCCGACCGACGAGCTGACGACTTTTCTCGCCTGGCTCGGCATTGTGGCATTTGCCTTCCAGCTTTACTTTGACTTCAGCGGCTACTCGGACATGGCGCGCGGACTGGGGAAAATGTTCGGCTTTGACTTTATGGAAAACTTCCGCTATCCGTACATGTCCAAAAGCATTTCGGAGTTTTGGCGCAGATGGCAGTTCATCATCTTGGAAAAATGGCTGCCTGGGCTTGCTGCAAAAGGCGCATGCCGCTGTCGGCCACATCTACACGCTTGTG
It includes:
- a CDS encoding TetR/AcrR family transcriptional regulator, with the protein product MPKQIDHEKRREQIAEATWRVISERGMEGATVRNIAAEAGLSLGALRHYFSTQDELLAYSMKLVKERATARIREIISLDLPPREKFIKTILELVPTNREKMAEMEVWFAFTAYFRHKPGGLDAQYDGIYPGLQKLMDYAEQSGLLPANTDKELETERLYALVDGLALHAYLEPKRLDGPKVERVLIHHLSALIAEKD